DNA from Mycobacterium sp. 050128:
ACGCGGCCGACGAGGACGTACTCGACGTCATCATCGGTGATGCCTACACAGCCGCGCATGACGCCTGGTGGAACGAACACATCAAGGACGTCGACGCCGAAGCCGCTATCAAAGCAGCGCTCGCTGCGATACGTGCCGGCGAAGAACAACTCGACCAGGCAGTAGTCGGAGCTCGTCGGAAAGGGCTGTCTTGGGCCAAAATCGGTGGTGCCGCGCAGATGTCGGCCCAAGCAGCCCATGAGCGCTGGGCAAAACGGGACAGCCCCGCGATATGAGCACGGCGAGCCGGGATCCAGCCGTTCGCAGAAGGCCCCGAGCGCCGCGATGGTGAATAGACGCCCTCCACTGGGCGAATCGGCACGCCCTGTACCCCACTGGCTCCACGAGTGCGCGGCCGGACCCTGAACACCCTTCGCGACGTGGCATGTAGAACAATGCCGTAGTACATTGTGGGAGTGAGTGAAGTATCCGTTCGAACGCTTAACCAGGAGACATCCAAGGTCTTGGCCCGCGTCAAGCGCGGCGAGGAGATCACCCTTACTGAACGCGGCGAGGTCATCGCTCGCATAGTTCCGGCTTCTTCTGGCCCTCTCGACTCACTCATCAGTGCCGGAAGGGTGCAACCGGCGACTACGCATGGCCGGGCACCTCGACCTACGATTCCGATGCGGGGCGGCCTCGACGCCGGAAACCTCTTGGAGCGCATGCGTGCCGAGGAACGGTACTAGCGCGTGATCTATCTGGAAACCTCGGCGCTGGTCAAGTTGATTCGGATCGAAGTCGAGTCTGCCGCTTTGGGTAATTGGCTCGACGAACAGACCGAACTACCTTGGATTACATCGGTTTTGACCGAAGTCGAATTATCCAGGGCGATCCGCGCAGTCGCCCCCGAAGGGCTTCCGGCTGTCCCTTCCGTCCTAGCCAGGCTGGACCGTTTTGAAATCGACTCGGTCATACGCTCCACTGCGGCGGCCTACCCTAACGCAGGGCTGCGCTCGCTCGACGCGATCCACCTAGCCACTGCTCAAACGGCTGCAGCCGCCGCACCGTTGACCGCTCTGGTTACTTACGACAATCGGCTCAGGGAGGCCGCCGAGTCCCTCGCAATAGTGGTCGTCGCGCCAGGCAAAGTGCATTGATACCGTCGAATACTGGGAAGCTACTGCGCGAATCTTCGAGGGTGGAGATATGACCGTTGCGCGACTGCAGCATATCTGCGGGATCGGCGTAAACGAGGTCGGTGATCGAGCCGACGCACTCAACGATCCCGAAATGCTTCGGTTGGAAAACCTGGACACCGATGTACCTCCCCCAGACATCGCGGTTGAACTAACCCGCCGCGCAGTCAATGACGACGCTGCCAACAGTTACCTGCCGTTGGAGGGCCACCACGACCTGCGCCAGGCGGCCGCGACGCACGTATCTCGCCTCAGCGGCATCCCCTACGATCCGATCCACGAATGCGTCAGCGTCGCAGGCGGTCTAAACGGCGTATTGAACACGCTATTGGCTGTGGTCGAACCCGGTCAGGAAGTCGTCATCACCGACCCGGCCTACGCAGGATTGATCAACCGCATCCGGCTCGTCGGCGGTGTCCCACGCCACGTTGCCGCACACCCGAGCGTGGACGGCTGGCGCACCGATCCCGCCGAGCTCGCCGCTGCGATCGGCCCCAACACGGCGGCCGTGCTGCTGATGGACCCCGCTATGCCCACCGGCGCACTGCTATCAAATGAACACCTCGACGCGATCGCCGAACCCGTCACCCGACATGGGGCGTGGGTGATCTACGACGCCGCTATGGAACGTATCCGCTTTGATCACCAGCCGCCGCTGCACCCGGCGAGCCACCCCGCCCTGACCGATCGCACCATCACGATCGGATCGGCATCTAAGGAACTGCGAATGATCGGATGGCGGGTCGGCTGGGTCGTCGGACCCCGTCCGATCATGAGCGACATCGCCCTGGTGGGTATCACCAACGTTGTTTGTCCAGTGGGCATCTCGCAACGAGCGGTCGCCGCGGCCCTGTCGGCGCCGGATGCCGACGATGACGTTGCCGCCGCGACCAACACCTGGCGGCAACGCTGCGAACTGATCATCGACCAACTGGCCACCTACCCCGTCCTGCGGCCGCAAGGCGGCTGGTCGCTGCTGATCGACACCGCCGCGATGAGCCTTACCCCCGAAGAGGCCTCGCTGCGACTCTTCGACAAGGGCCTCCTCGCAGCCACCCCCATGCGCGGCTGGGGACCCACTGGCGCCAACTACCTACGATTGGTCTTCGCCAACGAACCACTCGAGCGCCTCACCGACCTGCGTCGCCGCTTCGATGCAGCCTTCTAGGTGGACAGGGCCCCTAAGAAGCGCGTCGGCTCCGCCGGTGAACCTGTCACCAGCCCCATCCGGTCCGGTATTAGCAGTCCTTGGGTGATCGCTGAGCCGCTTTGATCGAGCTGGCTTGCCGGGGAGCGGTCGCCGAGACAGAAGGGACCAGGGAACCCCTTGGGCCCGGGGTGCAGCCGGCGTGGATGGCGAAAGAGGCAGCAAGACAACAACTCCCCCGAGCTGGGATGCACGGCGTGTAGCCTCGTCTTGATCGTCGTCGGCGTACACCCACGCCGCGCCCAGGTGGCCGCAACGGTTGAGCGTGTCCGGAAAATGCGGTTCGGCCGCGTGCCCGCGCCCCTATGTCAATTCCTCGTAGGTGCGCCGGCCGCGCCAGGATCGAGCCGGCGTTACGCGATGATCCGGTGCAGGGCGCTGGCTACGGCGCATGCGGTGATGATGGCGGTGACGATTCCCGCCGAGAGATACCCCACCCCTCCGGCGGCGATGGCGAGTAGCGCGATCACGACCCATCGCAGGGGCAGGGGTTGAGCCGGCTGCTGGTTCTGGCCCTGCGAAGGGCGCGAGGACGGTACCGTTGACACTGTGTTGTTCCTCCATTCTCGTGGGATGACGCACCGCGGCCTTCGGGGATTCAGCCCCCGAGGGCCGCTTCGTTGGTTGCTGTCCTCCCCTGTGCGGCGGAGGTTCCGCAAGCCGCTGACGTGCATCTATGACCGTTGTACGCGACTTTCGCCGGGCCCGTGCTACCCTGGGTGAAACGGCTTAACCCGCCTAAAAGAACTTCCGCCAATGACGGTCGCCCGTATTTTTAGGAGGGTTAAGCCGTTGCGGGAAGGCCGTTGCGGATAGAACGCGGTGTGAGATAAATCACGTAAGAATGGAGGGTGGCGGCCGATGCAGTTTCTTTTCGAGCTGAGCATCGCTCGGCCACCGAATGCGCGGGAGCGTGCTGTTCTCAAGACACGGCTGAACAGACTTGTCCAGATGGAACAGTCCGCGGCGCACGCAGGAGCCCGCCTAGAGGAACTGCTGCTAGGTCGCGCGACTTCGCCTGGGGACGTTCGGATTCGGCATGGCTTCGTGCGGCTATTCGTCCCCGACTCGGCGGCAAACACCACGGACCGCAACGCGACCAGGCGAGACCTGCGGCCACCGAGCACCCGGTTGATGTCGCCGCGGGGCCGGGCCTTGTCTTTTTTCCTGATCGCGCTATTCGAAGCTCAGATGCGATTGGCGCCCGGACAGGCCGCAGCGCGCAACGAGCTGCCGCTGAAAGCCGAGAATGACCGGATGGGCTGGACGGACTACATTGCCACCGACGCCCAGGACGCGACCGAAGGTCGGATCTTCGTCGACGTGCCCACCAAGAAGGCCCGCCAGATCCAGTCCAGCCTGGTCAGGCTGCACACCGAGAACTTGATCAGCGTCCCGGCGGCCAAAGGCCGACACCGCCGCTACCAGGACTTCGTACTCAAGCGTGAAGACGCCCGACCCCGTGGCGACAACAGTGTCTACCGAGTGCCCGAGCATGGCAGCGAGTTCTTCACCGTCCCCGTGTCCCTTTTCACCAATGGTTGGATCCACGTCCTCGAGGACAGCGAATTGGTGCTGCTGCTCATCGCCGCGCGGATGCGTGCCGGACACGGCGACGTACCCCAGCCCCTCCCCTCTGGTCCACGCAAGTTGAATTACGGGTTGAGCCGAGATTCCTTCGAGGCCGGTCACCGCGTGCTCGACTACCTCGGCCTCCTCGACGTCATCTCCGACTACGAGCGCAATAACGACGGCAAGGTGGATGGATTCGCCGACCGCGGCGCGAAACCTCACCTCCTGCGCTTCCACCCCGAGACACTCGATAGGCCGGCCTTCCCCACGATCGTCGACACCATCACCGAACAGATCGCCAAATCCGAGGGCTCATAGCCTTGTCCACACGTCACGTCGTCGACCGGCGACGGTGCGAATTGCCATAGCCGACAGGGAGAATGGGCACTAACCCCGCTCAGCGAGCCCTCGCGGAGGGCATGTCGAGAAGATTCGCAGCGAGACTCAGCGCCGGCTGATTACGGCGGCCAAGACCACCACGGAGCGGGCCTGGCTGGGCGAGGTGTCCAGCGTGGCGCTGGTGCAGTCGGTCAACGACTCCCAGCGGGCCTGGCGCAACTTCTTCGACTCGGGCAGCGGGAAACGCAAGGACCGCAAAGTGGGTCGCCCACGGTACAACACGGCGCAAGGATCACCGGCAGTCGTTTCGGCTCACCCGCAATGGTTTCAGCCTGACAGGGGTGAGTTGCCAATTGTCCGCCAGGAGCCGCAGCAGCCGAGCTGAGCCGGTTGGCTTCTTGGTCGGGCCTGTCGGCGGCCAGCGCTACTGTTGATCGACGTTGCGCCCATGTTGCTCGCCGGGCCGCCACCGACTCGACGGGCCCGGCCGAAGAGGAGATTGGGCCATGTGGCCGCTGTTGACCAATGAGCCGATCGACGGTGAGACCGTGGTTCACCGGCAACTGCGGCCGGCCGGATGCGCAGTAGCGGTCGATCGCACGGACCTGTCAGCCGCCGCGCGAGCCGTGGCCGAGCTGTGCAATTCCTGGGCCGGCAGCGCGATGCCGCTGATACCGGTGACACCGCAGTCACCCATCGACAGCCGGTGGCACCGAATCTTGCTGCAAAGCAACATCGACGGCATCGCCAAGACGGACCTGATCGACGAACACGAACGGAGCAGATTCTGCGACATCCAGGGTGGGGACTACCGGCAACTGCTGCTGCGCATCCTGATCGACCTCGACGACCCGAGGCCGACCGTGCAGACATGCCGCGGCGTGCGCACCGACGATGACTGGTACCTCGCCTACCTGAGCATGCTCGGCGACCTGCCCGCCCATCCAGACCCGATGAACACGTGGAACGATTTGCGGCCCGACTTGACCTACGAAGACGTCGTCACGATCCGGGGCGTCGAGTCCGAAGTCGGTGCGCGCGGACTGGCAGCGCTGATCCGCGACCCCTCGGTGCTGTCTGCGGTCGACCTCACCCGGAGCAAGCTCAGCGTCGGAGTTCCCGCCGCGACCGATCGCGGCCTGCTTCCGGAGCGTTCGCGGTTCGAGTGGGACGACGACCGGATCTCGCGGCGCTACGGCCCGAACGTGATCGTCGTCTACCGCCCAGGCAGTGTCGAGGACCTCGCACTGATCTGGAACATACGCGCACGATTCGCACACCCTCGCGGCCTGCCGCTCGCCGTCCCGATGACCGACACCATCGACGAAGACATCGCGACCTTGCAGCGGGCCGGCGTCGAGCACCACTTCGGTGGTGGCCACAACGTGGCCCTGACGTCGTTCTCCGTGGCCGCTACCGACCTCGAAGCCCTCGCCACGCACAACCGGTTCGATGTCGTCGATGCGTGGACCCTTCTCGGCCCCATCGGCGGGTACTGCGTGCCGTCCACGGAGACAACGCATTTCACGGACGGCGCGGCGACGATCCCAGACTTCACGGCCACCGACATCGAGGCACTGGGACTTCCGCTGCTCGGCAGCCACCAAGGGACCTGGATGCGACTCAAGACGACGGTCGCCGACGACGCGCTGCCGTTGAGCGCCACCATGCGCCGCCCGCACTACTACGGCGAACTGAGATACCTCGACGGCCCGATCACCACCGGTGGGCACCTCAATCAGACGACCCGCATCACCCAACCATCCGGGTTGGAGGTGCTGGCCGCCCTGGCCACCGACGCTCGCCTGGTGGCGACCGAAAGCGCCCCCGGCAGAGCCGCCGAATACCTCATCCGGGCCGCCGCGCCGGAGCTGTCGATGCTGGCCGCCCCCGGGGTGGTCGCCGCCATCGATGAACTGACCCGTGGGCGCCACGTCAGCCTGGTCAAGCGACGTCTCAACCAGTTCTTAGGCCAGGACGACCTCGACGAGTCCTCCGACCGCTACGAAGTGCTCTTTGAGCGTCTCGATCGGGCTGTCGGCGACCCAGACGCCGCAGAGGCCGGATCGCTGACCTTCAACCAGCTGCGGGTGCAGCTTCGCATGTCTGTGGCCGGAGCGCAGCGGTGGGTGCGGTGGGCCACGGCCAGCGGATTGGTCCTGCGCGGCGTGGAAGCCAAATGCGACCGGTGCGGTCACAGACAGTGGCGCCCGTTCGTCGAGATCGTTCCGGCTCTGATCTGCCACGGCTGCGGGGAGCACATCCCCAATGCCTACGGGTTCAACCACATAGAGTACCGCTACCGTGCCAGCGAGTCGCTGCTGCGCGCCATGAGTCACGATGTCCTGCCGTCGGTTCTGGCCATCCGCTACATCAGCTCCGTGATGGGCGGTCGGGGCGGCGTGGTGTTCGGTGCCTATCCAGGCATCGAGTTTCGCCGCGACGCGGCCTCGCCGGTCGAGGCGGAAGTCGACGTTCTGGTCGTCCTGCGCACCGGCGGGATGATCATCGGAGAGTGCAAGACCAACGCGCGGGGGCTGACCAGCGGAGAACTGGACAAGCTGTGGAAGGCCGCTGATGAGGCCGGTGCCCGCGCAACGTTCACCGCGACGCTGGACCGGGCGCAGGCGTGCGGGCCCCTCTGGCGGGCGCGCGCCGCCCCCAATGGGCGGCCGCACTTCGCGTTGACAGCCGAGCATCTCTTCGACCTGCAGATCCGAGGTCCCGCTTACAACGAGGATGTCTTCGACTGGCGTGATGATCCGCCGGGGACGCGCGGACCGAGTGGGAAGCCGGTGGAATGGGCGGCCGTCGACGAGGCGTTCAGTCGCTACACCGAGGGCTCTGCGACCGACTACCTGCAGCTGCGGCGCGCGCCGTGGATGTCCTCGGAGTTCATCGATCCCATGCGCCTGCCGCCGCCCGCCATCGACGACGGTCCACCAGCCGGCGCGGGTCCGCCCACAACAGTGCCGCCGCCACGCTGATCATCTTGCCCGGCGGCGGCAGTTTAGAACGTGCCGGATCGGGTTATTAAGGATCGTCGTCTCCAAAGATCGGCTCTTTGCCTGCGGTCAGCCAGCTTGGCTCCAAGTACTCATCGACCGACAGCACGAGTGTGGACGCCGGACTGGACATGTCATCGACATAGTGGTGACCAGCGCGGCCTCCACTGCTTGTCAATACCTGGGCCTTGTCGAGGATTTCATTGGCTTTGGCGTCATCTAGTCGCCACACCACTCGCTCGTCCGACAGTTCGATAGCTGCCGCGCCTGCCTGGATGATGAATTCGTGAACCCGTCGGCCATGTGTTAAGTGGGACAACCCAATCCGCTGTGCCAGCGCAAGAGCTTCGGCGAAGGCGGCAAGCCCGGCGCTGTCAGCGGCCACCAGCACTACATCCTCGCCTCTGAACTCCGCGACGCTCTTAACACGAATCACCGTCATGAACGACCAGTGTGGCACAACCGAAGTCCGCCGATCACGCGAAATAGTGCGATGCAAGCGCTACAGGGCGCCGCTGCATATCAACCGTCCGATCCACAGAATTTTGACAATCCTCGAATGTTGTGCGAAAGCCCGCGCTACGCCCCGACTGCCAGCCGACTCAACGGCGCGGCCTAGGTAATGCCTTTGAGTAAGGCGCCTGGCGGTACTCCGAAGTGGTCAGCGATGTCGAAGAGACGCTCCACCGAGATATTGCGTTCCCCTGCCTCGACACCAGTGAAAAACCACCGGTTCATGCCGGTCGCCTCGGCGGCTGCGCTTTTGCTTTCACCGGCCGCCTCGCGGAGCTTGGTGATGTTCGCGCCCAGAATCGCCATGCGCCGTTGGTTGACGTCCGATCGCCCCGTCCTCATGATGCCTACTATAGGCGCCACTACTCAATAGGACATAGGGGCCCAGGATGCTCAAAGTGCCTTGTGCACAAAGCGTGTGGATTGTACACACGAGTGCCCGGATGACTTGCTCTAGGTCAACCTCATACTAGAGTGACTACTATAGTAGTCGTTCCTTCGAAAGGGGTTTCCCAGCATGGACACATCAACACCCGACGTCACCACCGCCGAGCGCGGCGTGCTCGAACACATCGACCCAAAGGCACTAGAAATCGCCGACAATGTGCGCGACAACGCGACGGAAGGCAAGCACTACGCGGACCTTGTCGCGAGCGTGGGTGAAGTAGGTGTCGTGGTACCGGTGTGCGCGACCCGAGACGCTGACGGCAAGACCGTGGTTCGCGATGGGCAGCGTCGAACCCTGGCCGCCCGCGCGGTTGGGCTTGACACCGTGCCGGTATACGTGGTGAGCGAGGTCGCCGAAGACGACAAGAGCCGCACCGTGGCGCGGATCACTGGGCAAATGGTCGCCAACGACCACCGTGCGGCCCTAACCGAAACCCAGCGCGCCAAGGCTATCCAGCAGCTACTGCTGGAGGGAGTGTCCCCGGCGAAGGTAGCCAAGTCGCTTACCGTCCCGAAGGCGTTGGTGCACGCTGCAGCTGCTGCCGCGCAATCACCGCAGGCTATGGATGCTCTGTCGACTACGCAGCTGACCATCGAACAGGCAGCGGTCCTCGCCGAATTCGACGCCGAACCCGATGCCATTCAATACCTCTGCGATGCGGCGACATTGGGTGAATTTGACCATCGTGTGAGCGAATTGCGCTCCAAAGCGCAAAGCGAAGCAGCGTGGGAGGCGGCGGCACAGCCGCTTCGTGATCAGGGGTATACCGTCCTCGGGCAGCAGCCGTCCTGGTCGTCAGACTTAAGCCGGGCAAGGTTGGAC
Protein-coding regions in this window:
- a CDS encoding type II toxin-antitoxin system Phd/YefM family antitoxin; this translates as MSEVSVRTLNQETSKVLARVKRGEEITLTERGEVIARIVPASSGPLDSLISAGRVQPATTHGRAPRPTIPMRGGLDAGNLLERMRAEERY
- a CDS encoding helix-turn-helix domain-containing protein → MRTGRSDVNQRRMAILGANITKLREAAGESKSAAAEATGMNRWFFTGVEAGERNISVERLFDIADHFGVPPGALLKGIT
- a CDS encoding type II toxin-antitoxin system VapC family toxin → MIYLETSALVKLIRIEVESAALGNWLDEQTELPWITSVLTEVELSRAIRAVAPEGLPAVPSVLARLDRFEIDSVIRSTAAAYPNAGLRSLDAIHLATAQTAAAAAPLTALVTYDNRLREAAESLAIVVVAPGKVH
- a CDS encoding pyridoxal phosphate-dependent aminotransferase encodes the protein MTVARLQHICGIGVNEVGDRADALNDPEMLRLENLDTDVPPPDIAVELTRRAVNDDAANSYLPLEGHHDLRQAAATHVSRLSGIPYDPIHECVSVAGGLNGVLNTLLAVVEPGQEVVITDPAYAGLINRIRLVGGVPRHVAAHPSVDGWRTDPAELAAAIGPNTAAVLLMDPAMPTGALLSNEHLDAIAEPVTRHGAWVIYDAAMERIRFDHQPPLHPASHPALTDRTITIGSASKELRMIGWRVGWVVGPRPIMSDIALVGITNVVCPVGISQRAVAAALSAPDADDDVAAATNTWRQRCELIIDQLATYPVLRPQGGWSLLIDTAAMSLTPEEASLRLFDKGLLAATPMRGWGPTGANYLRLVFANEPLERLTDLRRRFDAAF